A segment of the Anaerolineae bacterium genome:
GGAACTGGTCGAGGCGATCAATGCAATCCTGGGGACGAACATCCGCCCGCTCCACGCTGCCCCGCGCCCCGGCGACATCAAGCATTCGCGGGCGGATATCTCCCGCGCCCGCCAGCTCCTGGGCTATACGCCACAGGTGTCCTTCCAGGACGGTCTGGCCCGCACGGTGGACTTCTTCCACGCTGGTAGCTAGGGACACTGGCGATGAGCATGCCCGCGCTGACCTTTTCCAGCGGCTCGCTGTATCTCTACAGCCTGGATCGCTGCTTTGCGCTGGCGGCAGTGCACGGCTTTGACGGCGTTGAAGTGCTGATCGACGAGCGCTACGACACACGCCAGCCAGAAAATCTGCAGCGGCTGATTGATGCCTACGGTCTGCCTATCCGCAGCCTGCATGCGCCATTCATCGGGCACGTCCTCCCCGGCTGGCCGGCTGACCCGGTTGAGTCTATCCGGCAGACGGTGCGCCTGGCGGAGGTGATCGGCGCGGCGCATGTCGTGATCCATCTGCCTGATCGCGTGGGTTACATCATGGTGATCGGCGGCGGGCGGCGGACATTGCTGCCCTGGCTCCCGGCCAGCCGACCGCTCCGGGACTGGATAGCCAGCGGCGGCCTGGCCTGCTTTCAGGCGGAAACGGATGTCCGCATTTGCGTGGAAAATCTGCCAGCCAAAAGCCCCACCCTGCAGCGCCTGCTGCCCGGCTTTGATCAGCGCCGCCTGACGTGGTGGAACACGCTGGAAGACTGGCCGCGTGTGCATCCCTACCTGACGCTGGATACCACGCACTGGGCCACACATGGTGTGGCTCCGCTGGAAGCGTACCGCGCCGCCGACGGGCGCGTCCGCCACATCCATCTGAGCAACTACCGTGCTGGCGCGCAGCACCTGCCGCCGCAGGCGGGTGAGCTGGACCTGGGCGGATTTCTGGCTCACCTGGCCAAGACAGGCTTTGACGGCCAGATCGTGCTGGAACTGAACCCGAAGACGCTAGAAGCCGATGATCCGAGCCGCGTCGAGGCTGTACTGGCTCAGGCGGCGGCCTTTTGCCGGGCGGCGCTGGCTAAGGGGTGAACATCTTGAGCGGGGCGCTGTTTTTGCTGTTTCCTAGCGTGGAAGGTTGTCCAGGATGTCTTGCAGGTCAGCAGGCAGCGGCGCGCGGAAGGTTAGCGGCTGGCCGGTAGAGGGCGAGCGGACGGTCATCTCCGCCGCGTGCAGGAAGTGCCGCTGGAGCTTGATCCGTTGCTTGCGGTAACCATAGACGGTATCACCGACCACCGGATGGCCAATAAAAGCCAGGTGAACGCGAATCTGGTGCGTCCGCCCGGTGTGGATGTGTACTTCCAGTAAGGCGTGCTCAGCGTAATATTCCAGTACCCGGAACTCGGTCACAGCCTCGCGACCACCACGGACGGCGGCCATCCGTTTGCGCTGCTGCGGGTCACGTCCGATGGGTGCTTCGATCCGCCCGCTGGCGCTATCCGGCAACCCTTCGACCAGGGCCAGGTATTTCTTCTCGATGGAGCGCGCTGCGAACTGCTCGGCCAGGGCGCGGTGGGCGCGGGGCGTGCGGGCGATCACAATCACGCCGGAAGTGTCTTTGTCCAGGCGGTGGACAATCCCGGCGCGGTACTCATCGCCGACCTCGCGCAGTTCCGGCCAGCGGTACAGCACGGCGTTGACCAGCGTGCCGGAGTCGTGGCCGTAGGCAGGGTGAACGACCATACCGGCTGGCTTGTTGATCGCGATCAGGTCAGCGTCTTCGTAGAGTACGTCAAGCGGGATCGGCTCCGGCAGCACAGCGCTGGTCACCGCCGGGGGCAAAAAGATGGCGATTCGCTCGCCACCCTCGATGCGGTAAGCAGGCTTGCTCGGCCCGCTGTTGACCGTCACCCGGCCCTCTTTGATCAGGGTCTGGATGCGCGTGCGGGAAAGATCGGGCACTTGCTCGGCGATCAGGCGGTCGAGCCGCTCGCCGATGGCTTCCGCCACGAATTCGTAATCCGGCTCTTCGGCTTCGATGAAGTCGTTTAGCGTCATACACGCTCCCTTGCAGCTTCACGGGTCTGGCGGATCGAGGCAGGTGGTTCCGCGCCCCTCAACCGGCTCCCCATTTACCTTTTGACACTCTCCAGATAGGCCAGCGGGATGGTCAGCCGCAACTCACCCTCGCGGGCGGCCAGGCGGTTGAGCGCCGCTTCCAGCCGCCGCAGGATCGCCACGGCTTCCTCCGGCGGCAAAAACTCTCGCCAGCCCTCCAGAAAGGCCATGCGGATGAAACTGTGGCGCAGCAGGGCGCTGCCATTGACATAACGCAGGCTGAACGTCTGCTCGTAAATATCGGTCACGCCCAGTCCCGCTTCTTCCAGCAGGGCGCAGGCAGCAGCGACCGTCGTCCGGCCCGCGGTGTGCGCCTCCAGGGCGGGCAGCAGATCAGCGCGTCCGGCTTCCTGTAACACGTCCGCATACACCGTGTAGAACTCGCTCATGTGCCCGCGCAGATTGGTGGTCAGGGCCAGCCGCCCGCCCGGTCGCAGGACACGGGTGCATTCTCGCAACACGCCGCGCACGTCAGCAAAGTTATTGATCCCCAAGTTGGAAACGATCAGGTCGAATGTGGCGGGGGCGAAAGGCATGGCTGCGCCATCTCCGCCGATCAGCGCCACATGCTTGAGGCCCAGGGCGACCTGCTTGAAGCGGGAGCGCCGCAGGCCGTTCAGCCAGCTGTCCAGCCCGTAGGCGTGGCAAGCCTGCCCCAGGCGCTGGGCCAGGTCCAGCAGCGGGAAGCCCGCGCCGCAGGCCAGATCGAGAACGGTCAGGCCAGGGGCCAGCGGGACGCGCTCCAGCAGCACCTGCCCAAAGATGGCCGACCACAACGGCGCTTCATCGAAGACGGTCATCAGAGCCGGGTCATTCCAGTCAAAAACGGTAGCGAATTCGTCGGTCATAGCGCGCTCCGGGGGCGCAGGCTGGCGGGTCACCCGGAGGCGTATTGTAGCCCGTCCGGACGGGCGTAGCCAGAAACGAGGCCGGGAAAGAAGAGGCAGGAGGCCAGGAGACCTTCCACGCA
Coding sequences within it:
- a CDS encoding sugar phosphate isomerase/epimerase, translated to MSMPALTFSSGSLYLYSLDRCFALAAVHGFDGVEVLIDERYDTRQPENLQRLIDAYGLPIRSLHAPFIGHVLPGWPADPVESIRQTVRLAEVIGAAHVVIHLPDRVGYIMVIGGGRRTLLPWLPASRPLRDWIASGGLACFQAETDVRICVENLPAKSPTLQRLLPGFDQRRLTWWNTLEDWPRVHPYLTLDTTHWATHGVAPLEAYRAADGRVRHIHLSNYRAGAQHLPPQAGELDLGGFLAHLAKTGFDGQIVLELNPKTLEADDPSRVEAVLAQAAAFCRAALAKG
- a CDS encoding RluA family pseudouridine synthase, with translation MTLNDFIEAEEPDYEFVAEAIGERLDRLIAEQVPDLSRTRIQTLIKEGRVTVNSGPSKPAYRIEGGERIAIFLPPAVTSAVLPEPIPLDVLYEDADLIAINKPAGMVVHPAYGHDSGTLVNAVLYRWPELREVGDEYRAGIVHRLDKDTSGVIVIARTPRAHRALAEQFAARSIEKKYLALVEGLPDSASGRIEAPIGRDPQQRKRMAAVRGGREAVTEFRVLEYYAEHALLEVHIHTGRTHQIRVHLAFIGHPVVGDTVYGYRKQRIKLQRHFLHAAEMTVRSPSTGQPLTFRAPLPADLQDILDNLPR
- a CDS encoding methyltransferase domain-containing protein — translated: MTDEFATVFDWNDPALMTVFDEAPLWSAIFGQVLLERVPLAPGLTVLDLACGAGFPLLDLAQRLGQACHAYGLDSWLNGLRRSRFKQVALGLKHVALIGGDGAAMPFAPATFDLIVSNLGINNFADVRGVLRECTRVLRPGGRLALTTNLRGHMSEFYTVYADVLQEAGRADLLPALEAHTAGRTTVAAACALLEEAGLGVTDIYEQTFSLRYVNGSALLRHSFIRMAFLEGWREFLPPEEAVAILRRLEAALNRLAAREGELRLTIPLAYLESVKR